One Desulfatitalea tepidiphila genomic region harbors:
- the aceB gene encoding malate synthase A: MTVPSSFDGIEIAGPMQPQFDDILTQDALRFVADLHRRFNGRRIELLAERQERQRRIDVGQLPDFLHETRKIRESDWKIGSVPADLQDRRVEITGPVDRKMIINALNSGASAYMADFEDSHAPTWQGTIEGQINLRDAVEGTISLTSPEGKHYALNPKTAVLLVRPRGWHLEEKHVRVDGQAISGSIFDFGLYFYHNAKKLLARGTGPYFYLPKLESHLEARLWNDIFVQAQQVLGIAPGTIKVTVLIETILAAFETEEILYELRDHIVALNCGRWDYIFSFIKRFRNVPGYIFPDRSLITMTRHCMRSYALRVIQTCHRRGAHAMGGMAAQIPIKDDPEANAIALAKVREDKVREASDGHDGTWVAHPGLVAIAREEFDKAMPTANQVDRLRDDVTVTAQDLLKVPKGQITENGLRNNISVGIQYMAHWLHGNGCVPLYNLMEDAATAEIARAQVWQWIHHPEGILDDGRKVTLALVRQLMQEELANIRKEVGERQFKEIPYEQARGLFEEIIANPSFEEFLTLKAYERLE; this comes from the coding sequence ATGACCGTACCCAGCTCATTTGACGGCATCGAAATAGCGGGGCCCATGCAGCCCCAATTCGACGACATATTGACCCAAGATGCCTTGCGCTTCGTCGCCGACCTGCACCGCCGTTTCAACGGCCGGCGCATCGAGCTGCTGGCCGAACGCCAGGAGCGCCAACGCAGGATCGACGTCGGACAACTGCCCGACTTTCTGCACGAGACCAGGAAAATTCGGGAGAGCGACTGGAAAATCGGTTCAGTACCCGCCGATCTCCAGGACCGCAGGGTGGAAATCACCGGGCCGGTCGACCGCAAAATGATCATCAACGCCCTCAATTCAGGCGCATCGGCCTACATGGCCGACTTCGAAGATTCCCATGCGCCTACCTGGCAGGGCACCATAGAGGGGCAGATCAATCTGCGCGATGCGGTGGAAGGCACCATTTCACTGACCAGCCCCGAAGGAAAGCACTACGCGCTGAATCCCAAAACCGCCGTATTGCTGGTGCGGCCCAGGGGATGGCACCTGGAAGAAAAACATGTGCGCGTGGACGGCCAGGCCATTTCCGGTTCGATATTCGACTTCGGACTCTACTTCTACCACAACGCAAAAAAACTCCTGGCTCGCGGCACAGGCCCCTATTTCTACCTGCCCAAACTCGAAAGCCACCTGGAAGCCCGCCTGTGGAACGATATTTTTGTACAGGCCCAGCAGGTGCTGGGGATCGCACCGGGCACCATCAAAGTCACGGTGCTCATCGAGACCATCCTGGCCGCCTTCGAGACCGAAGAAATTCTCTACGAACTGCGCGACCACATCGTGGCGCTCAATTGCGGCCGCTGGGACTATATCTTCAGCTTCATCAAACGGTTTCGCAATGTCCCGGGTTACATCTTCCCGGACCGGTCGCTCATCACCATGACCCGTCACTGTATGCGCTCGTACGCCCTGCGGGTGATCCAGACCTGCCACCGCCGCGGCGCCCACGCCATGGGCGGCATGGCGGCCCAGATCCCCATCAAGGACGATCCCGAGGCCAACGCGATCGCATTGGCCAAGGTGCGCGAAGACAAGGTGCGCGAAGCCAGCGATGGCCATGACGGCACCTGGGTGGCCCATCCCGGCCTGGTGGCCATCGCCAGAGAAGAGTTCGACAAAGCCATGCCCACGGCCAATCAGGTCGATCGGCTACGCGATGATGTCACCGTTACTGCTCAGGATCTGCTCAAGGTGCCCAAAGGCCAGATCACGGAAAACGGTTTACGAAACAACATCTCGGTGGGGATTCAGTATATGGCCCACTGGCTCCACGGCAATGGCTGCGTGCCGCTGTACAACCTCATGGAAGATGCCGCCACCGCCGAGATCGCACGCGCCCAGGTATGGCAATGGATTCATCACCCCGAGGGTATTCTGGACGATGGCCGCAAGGTGACCCTGGCCCTGGTGCGCCAACTCATGCAAGAAGAACTCGCCAACATCCGCAAAGAGGTCGGCGAACGCCAATTCAAGGAGATCCCCTATGAACAGGCAAGGGGCCTGTTTGAAGAGATTATCGCAAACCCGTCCTTTGAAGAGTTTTTAACCTTGAAAGCCTATGAACGTCTCGAATAG
- a CDS encoding YihY/virulence factor BrkB family protein: MGVKILGVVLCTAFLACAVRFSAGQANIDIAMKKAKTRIIRFLETEIWRLDKSDLPTVRALLLKPMRVLLLTVQGYVRDDCALRASALTFYSLLAVVPVAAMAFGIAKGFGLEQRLEKMFYQHLAGQEVVVDKIITFARSLLANTQGGLIAGIGVVVLFWSAVKVLNHIEDTLNDIWKVQSRSFVRKFTDYLAILVIGPLLVILSSSINLFIMAQVEAITGRLALLKMASPVIFLMLRWLPFALTWLLFILIYIVLPNTRVRFSSALLAGIFAGTLFQITQWAYIHLQVFLSNYNAIYGSFAALPFFLIWMYFSWMIVLMGAQFAYAHQHVDAYAMQVDFQEMNLRTRKSHTLTVLRLIVSNFENGGPPLPIREIAERLAWPSGLVALLIDQLVQSNIVSAVEMETAEEIGYQPARDIHGITVADVLLPMGDAAPEERRAPVGHGVERMMDVLDKLEHDIRKAPANRLVKDL; this comes from the coding sequence ATGGGCGTAAAGATCCTCGGTGTTGTTCTGTGCACCGCCTTTCTCGCCTGCGCCGTGCGGTTCTCCGCCGGCCAGGCGAACATCGATATCGCAATGAAAAAGGCCAAAACCCGCATCATCCGGTTCCTCGAAACCGAAATCTGGCGTCTGGACAAGAGCGATCTCCCCACGGTCAGGGCCCTCTTGCTCAAACCCATGCGGGTCCTGCTGTTGACCGTTCAAGGCTACGTACGCGACGACTGCGCCTTGCGGGCGTCGGCCCTGACGTTCTACAGCCTGCTGGCCGTCGTTCCGGTGGCCGCCATGGCCTTTGGCATCGCCAAGGGGTTTGGCCTGGAACAACGCCTGGAAAAGATGTTTTATCAGCATTTGGCCGGCCAGGAAGTGGTCGTGGACAAAATTATCACGTTTGCCCGCTCGCTGTTGGCCAATACACAGGGCGGATTGATCGCCGGTATCGGGGTGGTGGTGCTGTTCTGGTCGGCCGTCAAGGTCCTCAACCACATCGAGGACACGCTCAACGACATCTGGAAGGTCCAATCCCGCTCGTTCGTCCGCAAATTTACCGACTATCTGGCCATCCTGGTCATCGGCCCGCTGCTGGTCATCCTTTCGAGCAGCATCAACCTCTTCATCATGGCCCAGGTCGAGGCCATCACCGGCCGGTTGGCCCTGCTCAAAATGGCCAGCCCGGTGATCTTTCTGATGCTCAGATGGCTGCCCTTCGCATTGACCTGGCTCCTGTTCATTCTCATTTATATCGTTCTGCCCAACACGCGCGTTCGGTTTTCCTCGGCCCTGCTGGCCGGTATCTTCGCCGGTACGCTGTTTCAAATCACCCAATGGGCCTATATCCACCTCCAGGTGTTTCTGTCCAACTATAACGCCATTTACGGCAGCTTCGCCGCGCTGCCCTTTTTCCTCATCTGGATGTATTTCAGTTGGATGATCGTGCTCATGGGTGCGCAATTCGCCTATGCCCATCAGCATGTGGATGCGTATGCCATGCAGGTCGATTTCCAGGAAATGAATTTACGCACGCGAAAATCGCATACCCTGACGGTACTGCGGTTGATCGTTTCCAATTTTGAAAACGGCGGCCCGCCTCTTCCCATCCGGGAAATTGCGGAGCGTCTCGCGTGGCCCTCCGGACTGGTCGCGCTATTGATCGATCAATTGGTCCAAAGCAACATCGTTTCCGCGGTCGAAATGGAAACGGCGGAAGAGATCGGCTATCAACCGGCCCGGGATATTCATGGCATAACGGTGGCCGATGTCCTGTTGCCCATGGGCGACGCAGCCCCGGAGGAGCGGAGGGCGCCAGTCGGGCATGGGGTTGAACGCATGATGGACGTGTTGGACAAACTGGAACATGACATCCGGAAGGCACCGGCCAATCGCCTGGTCAAGGATCTCTGA
- the aceA gene encoding isocitrate lyase — MQTIAEKAQALCDRLSCHEIFPDEISALEYVWENDPRWTGIVRPYSAEDVLKLRGTLKIENTLADAGAQRLWQLLHTEKYIPALGALTGNQAVQQVEAGLKAIYLSGWQVAADNNLAGQMYPDQSLYPANSVPSVVRKINNALRRADQIQVLDGRKNGPYWYAPIVADAEAGFGGPLNAFELMRDMIEAGAAGVHFEDQLASAKKCGHMGGKVLVPAQEFITKLIAARLAADICGVPTVLIARTDAEAARLLTSDIDERDKPFLLDQPRSSEGFYYINAGIDLAIARGLAYAPYADIIWCETQKPDIIEARRFAEGIHAKFPGKLLAYNCSPSFNWKAHLDDKVIANFQNELAEMGYKFQFVTLAGFHTLNLGMFDLAHSYKTEGMAAYARFQQAEFAHGKEDGYMATTHQKFVGTGYFDRVLNSITEGLSSVSALKGSTEEAQF; from the coding sequence ATGCAAACCATCGCTGAAAAAGCCCAGGCCCTTTGCGATCGGCTCTCTTGCCATGAAATATTTCCCGACGAGATTTCCGCACTGGAATATGTATGGGAAAACGATCCCCGTTGGACGGGCATCGTCCGGCCCTATAGCGCCGAAGACGTATTGAAATTGCGCGGCACCCTGAAGATCGAAAACACCCTGGCCGACGCCGGTGCTCAGCGACTCTGGCAACTGCTGCACACGGAAAAGTATATCCCGGCCCTGGGCGCCCTGACCGGGAACCAGGCGGTTCAGCAGGTCGAGGCCGGTTTGAAGGCCATCTACCTGAGCGGTTGGCAGGTGGCGGCCGACAACAATCTGGCCGGCCAGATGTATCCCGACCAAAGCCTCTACCCGGCCAACAGCGTGCCGTCCGTGGTGCGCAAAATCAACAACGCCCTTCGGCGCGCCGATCAGATCCAGGTGCTCGACGGCCGCAAAAACGGTCCCTATTGGTACGCCCCCATCGTGGCCGATGCGGAGGCCGGCTTCGGCGGGCCGCTCAATGCGTTCGAACTGATGCGTGACATGATCGAGGCCGGCGCCGCCGGAGTTCACTTCGAAGATCAACTGGCTTCGGCCAAAAAATGCGGTCACATGGGCGGCAAGGTACTTGTGCCGGCCCAGGAGTTCATCACCAAGCTGATCGCCGCTCGTCTGGCAGCGGACATCTGCGGCGTGCCCACCGTGCTCATCGCCCGCACCGACGCCGAGGCCGCCCGTCTGCTGACCAGCGACATCGACGAACGGGACAAGCCGTTTCTGCTCGATCAACCGCGATCCTCCGAGGGGTTTTACTATATCAACGCCGGCATCGACCTGGCCATTGCCCGCGGTCTGGCCTACGCCCCCTATGCCGACATCATCTGGTGCGAGACCCAGAAACCCGACATCATTGAGGCCCGGCGCTTCGCCGAAGGCATTCATGCCAAATTTCCCGGCAAGCTCCTGGCCTACAACTGCTCGCCCTCTTTCAACTGGAAGGCGCACCTGGACGACAAGGTTATCGCCAATTTTCAAAATGAATTGGCCGAAATGGGCTACAAATTCCAGTTCGTGACCCTGGCCGGCTTCCATACCCTGAACCTGGGCATGTTCGACCTGGCCCACAGCTACAAAACCGAAGGCATGGCCGCATACGCCCGTTTTCAGCAGGCGGAGTTCGCCCATGGCAAAGAGGACGGCTACATGGCCACCACCCACCAGAAATTCGTGGGCACCGGCTATTTCGACCGTGTGCTCAACAGCATCACCGAAGGCCTATCTTCGGTTTCGGCCCTGAAAGGATCCACCGAAGAGGCCCAGTTCTAG
- a CDS encoding 5-formyltetrahydrofolate cyclo-ligase, with protein sequence MEEIREKKQDIRNEVARKISALSADEVTQRTRAIENRLFEFANFLESRIVLLYTPAPNEVDTLEIIRRSYLYGKIIVLPAFDPNSRSMRLFKVDDLNRDLAQGTRGNLEPNPKRCKSVPIDCLDIAIIPGVAMDEKGGRVGQGNGYYDRLIPDLPITTRKVGLVYELQIVSSVPLESHDKHVDIVITEDRVIYKI encoded by the coding sequence ATGGAGGAAATTCGAGAGAAGAAGCAGGACATCCGCAACGAAGTGGCACGCAAGATCTCCGCTTTGTCTGCCGATGAGGTGACCCAGCGCACCCGCGCAATAGAGAACCGGTTGTTTGAATTCGCTAATTTTTTAGAGTCCCGTATCGTTCTGTTGTACACCCCTGCCCCGAACGAAGTAGATACGCTGGAAATCATTCGAAGAAGCTACCTGTACGGCAAGATCATCGTGTTGCCCGCATTCGATCCCAATTCGCGCAGCATGCGCCTGTTCAAGGTCGACGATTTGAACCGGGACCTGGCTCAAGGCACACGGGGCAATCTGGAGCCCAACCCCAAAAGATGCAAGTCGGTGCCCATCGATTGCCTGGATATCGCCATCATTCCCGGCGTGGCCATGGACGAAAAGGGAGGTCGCGTCGGACAGGGCAATGGCTATTACGACCGGTTGATTCCGGACCTGCCCATTACCACCCGCAAGGTGGGGTTGGTCTATGAACTGCAGATTGTCTCGTCGGTTCCTCTGGAAAGCCACGATAAGCATGTGGATATCGTCATTACCGAAGATCGGGTAATTTACAAGATCTAA
- a CDS encoding TrpB-like pyridoxal phosphate-dependent enzyme: MKAKSVILPANEIPRQWYNILADIKMNPPLGPDGKPIQPDALAPVFPMNLIEQEVSTERWIDIPEPVLDVLSIWRPGALTRADRFEKALGTPARIYFKYEGASPPGSHKPNTAVPQAYYNKVFGIERMTTETGAGQWGSALAFACSQFGLACKVFMVRISFDQKPYRKAMMETWGGECVASPSNETKAGQEALAKDPNTPGSLGIAISEAIEQAVGDSTGKTRYSLGSVLNHVMLHQTIIGLEAKKQLAMIGEYPDIIIGCAGGGSNFAGLAFPFVLDKINGKQIEILPVEPMACPTLTKAPFVYDHGDTARYTPLLPMYSLGHAFVPAPIHAGGLRYHGMAPTVSQLVDEGILTPKSVVQSDCFKAGILWARTEGVIPAPETTNALAQVVIEANKAKEEGKEKVIVFNFSGHGLLDLTGYEKFLHGDLKDFALSEDDLGKSMSVFAGYPKPQHIKSF; the protein is encoded by the coding sequence ATGAAAGCGAAAAGCGTCATCCTGCCCGCAAACGAGATTCCCCGCCAATGGTACAATATCCTCGCCGACATCAAGATGAATCCACCTCTGGGACCGGATGGCAAACCCATTCAGCCCGACGCCCTGGCACCGGTGTTCCCCATGAATCTCATCGAGCAGGAGGTCAGCACCGAGCGTTGGATCGACATACCCGAACCGGTGCTCGATGTGCTCTCCATCTGGCGGCCGGGCGCCCTGACCCGCGCCGACCGTTTCGAGAAGGCGCTCGGAACGCCGGCCCGGATCTATTTCAAATATGAAGGCGCCAGCCCTCCGGGCAGCCACAAGCCCAACACGGCGGTTCCCCAGGCCTATTATAATAAGGTGTTCGGCATCGAACGCATGACCACCGAGACGGGTGCCGGCCAATGGGGCAGCGCGTTGGCTTTTGCCTGCTCTCAATTCGGACTGGCCTGCAAGGTCTTCATGGTGCGCATCAGCTTCGATCAAAAACCCTACCGCAAGGCCATGATGGAGACCTGGGGCGGAGAGTGCGTGGCCAGCCCCAGCAACGAAACCAAAGCCGGCCAGGAGGCCTTGGCCAAGGACCCCAATACGCCGGGCAGCCTGGGCATTGCCATCAGCGAGGCCATCGAGCAGGCGGTCGGCGATTCCACCGGCAAGACCCGCTACTCGTTGGGCAGCGTGCTCAACCATGTCATGCTTCACCAGACCATCATCGGCCTGGAGGCCAAAAAACAGCTCGCCATGATCGGCGAGTACCCGGACATCATTATCGGATGCGCCGGCGGCGGCAGCAACTTTGCCGGACTGGCCTTTCCCTTTGTCCTGGACAAGATCAACGGCAAGCAGATCGAGATCCTCCCGGTCGAGCCCATGGCCTGCCCCACCCTGACCAAAGCACCGTTCGTATACGATCATGGCGACACGGCCCGTTATACCCCGCTTCTGCCCATGTACAGCCTGGGGCACGCCTTCGTACCGGCCCCCATCCATGCCGGAGGGTTACGCTATCATGGCATGGCGCCGACCGTCAGCCAGTTGGTCGATGAAGGTATCCTTACCCCCAAATCGGTGGTTCAAAGCGACTGCTTCAAAGCTGGCATCCTCTGGGCGCGCACCGAAGGGGTCATCCCGGCCCCCGAAACCACCAACGCCCTGGCCCAGGTGGTGATCGAGGCCAACAAGGCCAAGGAGGAGGGCAAGGAGAAGGTGATCGTTTTCAACTTCAGCGGCCATGGCCTGCTCGATCTGACCGGATATGAAAAATTTCTGCACGGGGACCTGAAGGATTTTGCCCTCAGCGAAGACGACCTGGGGAAATCCATGTCTGTCTTTGCCGGTTACCCCAAACCGCAGCATATCAAGAGTTTTTAA
- a CDS encoding YqaA family protein yields the protein MLRRLYDWVLHWAETPYSTWALFFLSLAEASFFPIPPDVLLIALAVAKPAKAFRYAWVCALGSLIGGCIGYAIGYGFMTGIGQRIVELYGFADKVDYIGDLYRRYNAWAVGIAGFTPIPYKVFTIAAGMFRIDFAVFVLASLVSRSARFFLVAGLIYKFGPGIQRVIDRYFDLMAVTFVVLLVLGFVGIKYIF from the coding sequence ATGTTGCGACGGCTGTACGACTGGGTGCTTCATTGGGCCGAGACACCTTACAGCACATGGGCCCTTTTTTTTCTCTCCCTGGCCGAGGCCTCGTTTTTCCCAATCCCCCCGGATGTGCTTCTTATCGCTCTGGCCGTGGCCAAGCCCGCCAAGGCATTCCGCTATGCATGGGTGTGCGCGTTGGGATCGCTCATTGGCGGCTGTATCGGATACGCCATCGGCTATGGCTTCATGACCGGCATCGGCCAGCGCATCGTGGAGCTTTACGGCTTTGCCGACAAGGTCGACTATATCGGTGATCTATACCGGCGTTACAACGCGTGGGCCGTGGGCATTGCCGGGTTCACACCGATTCCCTACAAAGTGTTTACCATCGCGGCCGGGATGTTCCGGATCGACTTCGCCGTTTTTGTGCTGGCCTCGCTGGTTTCCCGTTCGGCGCGTTTTTTTCTGGTCGCCGGCTTGATTTACAAATTCGGTCCCGGCATCCAGAGGGTGATCGATCGCTATTTCGACCTCATGGCGGTCACCTTCGTGGTGTTGCTGGTCCTCGGTTTTGTCGGGATCAAATACATCTTTTAG
- the aceK gene encoding bifunctional isocitrate dehydrogenase kinase/phosphatase, with protein sequence MHPDRQAQVAQASDLVWNGYGKYTRAFSYISQRAAVRFERRDWLGMRQDTARRLDLYTKVVVDTSRKLIDLSGPQVQNPAVWRKIKQYFQERAHHRHDAELACTFYNSVNRRILQTVGIDPDLEFIAPQPSPDTPPDHAPLMFSLEVSKVTDETIKGLIDRFRLCTPFADVATDARLCAERINLRLKSIGGGHWRTTLRIDMVASPFYREMGAYLIGRMRMANVQMPLVFALGNGPDGLYVDALLLRTEEVRVLFSFSHTYFHVQTACPGELVRFLKELMPTKRIAELYIGLGYNKHGKTELYRDLIAHREVCGLDRFQFSPGQRGMVMIAFNMPQDNLIYKLIRDRFASPKHATPQQVMEKYDYVFRHDRAGRLIDVQTFENLEIEDCCFTPDLLNEIETGARRTATVDGNRVVLHHVYVERRLIPLDVYLKQADAADAKAAVIDYGRAIKDLAHINVFPGDMLLKNFGVTQLGRVIFYDYDELCPLTDCHFRWLPQARAYEDEMAAEPWYMVAENDVFPEEFARFLAMPADLRDIFMKHHADLLTPEFWIESQEQIRSGALTPILPYNQAQRLRPGHLSQPDRIP encoded by the coding sequence ATGCATCCCGACAGACAAGCGCAGGTCGCCCAAGCATCCGATCTGGTGTGGAATGGTTATGGGAAGTACACACGTGCATTTTCGTATATCTCCCAACGCGCCGCGGTCCGTTTCGAGCGGCGCGACTGGCTCGGCATGCGCCAGGATACGGCTCGGCGACTCGATTTGTACACCAAGGTGGTGGTAGACACGTCTCGAAAACTCATCGATTTGTCAGGCCCGCAGGTCCAGAATCCTGCCGTATGGCGGAAGATAAAGCAATACTTCCAGGAACGGGCGCATCATCGTCATGACGCCGAACTGGCCTGCACCTTCTACAACTCGGTCAACCGCCGGATCCTGCAAACGGTCGGCATCGATCCGGATCTTGAATTCATTGCCCCTCAACCCTCGCCCGACACCCCGCCCGATCATGCCCCCCTGATGTTCTCTCTGGAGGTTTCCAAGGTGACCGATGAGACCATCAAGGGCCTGATCGACCGTTTCAGACTGTGCACGCCTTTTGCGGATGTTGCGACCGATGCCCGCCTGTGCGCCGAACGCATCAATCTTCGCCTCAAGTCCATTGGCGGAGGTCATTGGCGAACGACCCTGCGCATCGACATGGTTGCCTCCCCGTTTTACCGGGAGATGGGGGCCTACCTGATCGGCCGCATGCGTATGGCGAATGTTCAGATGCCGCTGGTTTTCGCGTTAGGCAACGGTCCCGACGGGCTTTACGTGGATGCCCTGTTGCTCAGAACCGAAGAAGTTCGGGTCCTGTTCAGCTTCAGTCACACCTATTTTCATGTTCAAACCGCATGTCCCGGCGAGTTGGTGCGCTTTTTAAAAGAACTGATGCCCACCAAGCGCATCGCCGAACTCTATATCGGACTGGGATACAACAAGCACGGCAAGACCGAACTGTACCGGGACCTGATCGCCCACCGGGAGGTCTGCGGCCTGGATCGCTTCCAATTTTCCCCCGGACAGCGGGGCATGGTCATGATCGCCTTCAACATGCCCCAGGACAACCTGATCTACAAACTGATCCGAGACCGCTTCGCCTCTCCCAAGCACGCCACCCCGCAGCAGGTGATGGAAAAGTACGACTATGTTTTCAGGCACGACCGGGCCGGACGCCTGATCGATGTGCAGACCTTCGAAAACCTGGAAATCGAGGATTGCTGCTTTACCCCGGATTTGTTGAATGAAATTGAAACCGGTGCCCGGCGCACCGCCACCGTCGACGGCAACCGGGTCGTCCTGCACCATGTCTACGTGGAAAGACGTCTCATTCCCCTGGACGTCTATCTCAAACAAGCCGATGCCGCCGATGCCAAGGCGGCCGTCATCGATTATGGCCGGGCGATCAAGGACCTGGCGCACATCAATGTGTTTCCAGGGGATATGCTGCTTAAAAATTTCGGGGTCACCCAGTTGGGACGGGTCATTTTTTACGACTACGACGAATTGTGCCCGCTGACCGACTGCCATTTCCGTTGGCTGCCCCAGGCCCGGGCGTACGAAGACGAAATGGCTGCCGAACCGTGGTACATGGTGGCGGAAAACGACGTGTTTCCCGAGGAATTCGCCCGTTTCCTGGCCATGCCCGCGGATCTGCGGGACATCTTCATGAAACACCACGCCGATCTATTGACCCCCGAATTCTGGATCGAGAGCCAGGAGCAGATCCGCTCCGGTGCGCTGACCCCGATCCTGCCCTACAATCAAGCGCAACGGTTGCGGCCCGGCCACCTGTCCCAACCGGACCGGATCCCATAA
- the serS gene encoding serine--tRNA ligase has translation MLEIKFVRQNLPTVQKAVENRGGTADWEAFNRADAQRSAVLNEIEQLRHQRNVASEQIARLKKNGQAADAQMADMRSVGDRIKQLETELTAQEQILGDILLGIPNIPDPSVPVGRDEKDNPVIKTVGRPPEFDFQAKGHWDIGEQMGILDFARAARIAGARFPLYLGAGAHLERALINFMLDIHTNEHGYTEVLPPFIVNRQSMTHTGQLPKFEQDLFKLENWDYFLIPTAEVPVTNIHQGEILTEEQLPVYYTAYTPCFRSEAGSYGKDTRGLIRQHQFNKVELVKFVEPEHSYEELERLLQNAETILQRLGLPYRVVTLCTGDLGFSAAKTYDIEVWMPAQNMYREISSCSNFEAFQARRANIRFKRKGQKGTQLVHTLNGSGLAVGRTVAAVLENYQQADGSVVIPEALRPYMGGKEKIAP, from the coding sequence ATGTTAGAAATCAAGTTCGTGCGACAAAATTTGCCAACTGTTCAAAAAGCGGTCGAAAATCGAGGCGGTACCGCTGATTGGGAGGCATTCAACCGCGCCGATGCGCAACGATCCGCCGTGTTGAACGAGATCGAGCAGTTGCGTCACCAGCGAAATGTGGCCTCCGAGCAGATCGCCCGATTGAAAAAAAACGGCCAGGCGGCCGATGCGCAGATGGCTGACATGCGATCGGTGGGAGACCGCATCAAACAGCTGGAAACAGAACTCACCGCCCAAGAGCAGATCCTTGGCGACATTCTACTCGGCATCCCCAATATCCCCGACCCATCGGTCCCGGTGGGTCGTGACGAAAAGGACAATCCGGTCATCAAAACCGTGGGTAGACCGCCCGAGTTCGACTTCCAGGCCAAGGGGCACTGGGACATCGGCGAACAGATGGGGATCCTGGATTTCGCCCGTGCCGCCAGAATCGCCGGGGCGCGATTCCCCCTCTATCTGGGTGCCGGGGCTCACCTGGAACGCGCCCTGATCAACTTCATGCTGGATATCCACACCAATGAACACGGTTATACCGAAGTGCTGCCGCCGTTCATCGTCAACCGCCAGTCCATGACCCACACCGGCCAATTGCCCAAGTTCGAACAAGACCTGTTCAAACTGGAAAACTGGGACTACTTCCTCATTCCCACCGCCGAAGTGCCGGTGACCAATATTCACCAGGGTGAGATCCTGACCGAGGAACAGCTGCCCGTCTATTACACGGCCTACACCCCCTGCTTCCGTTCCGAAGCGGGTTCGTATGGCAAGGATACACGCGGACTGATCCGGCAGCACCAATTCAACAAGGTGGAGCTCGTCAAATTCGTCGAACCGGAGCACTCCTATGAGGAGCTGGAGCGCCTGCTGCAGAACGCCGAAACGATCCTGCAACGCCTGGGCCTGCCCTACCGGGTGGTGACGCTGTGCACTGGGGACCTGGGCTTCTCTGCGGCCAAAACCTATGATATAGAGGTGTGGATGCCGGCTCAGAACATGTACCGCGAGATCTCTTCTTGCAGCAATTTCGAGGCGTTTCAGGCACGGCGGGCCAATATCCGTTTCAAACGTAAAGGCCAGAAAGGGACCCAGCTGGTTCACACCCTCAACGGGTCCGGCCTGGCCGTGGGACGCACGGTGGCCGCCGTTCTCGAAAACTATCAGCAGGCTGATGGATCGGTGGTGATTCCCGAAGCCCTGCGGCCCTACATGGGGGGAAAGGAGAAGATCGCGCCATGA
- a CDS encoding protein-L-isoaspartate(D-aspartate) O-methyltransferase translates to MKFDRLRNDMVEKQIEARGITDPNVLAAMRKVPRHLFVSEALMDQAYSDFPLPIGEQQTISQPYIVAEMTQALQLTKDDRVLEIGTGSGYQAAILAQIAFRVYTIERIHSLYVKARKLFDQLGYHNIVTRYSDGTSGWRDESPFDAIIVTAGAPEIPAVLVNQLAVGGRMVIPVGNQYSQDLVRLVRDERGIHQVNLGGCRFVKLIGEHGWREP, encoded by the coding sequence ATGAAGTTTGATCGTTTACGCAACGACATGGTCGAGAAGCAGATCGAGGCCCGGGGTATCACGGACCCCAACGTGTTGGCGGCCATGCGCAAAGTGCCGCGACATCTCTTCGTCAGTGAAGCCCTGATGGATCAGGCCTATAGCGATTTTCCCCTGCCCATCGGCGAGCAGCAGACCATCTCCCAGCCCTACATCGTGGCCGAAATGACCCAGGCCCTCCAGCTGACCAAGGACGATCGCGTTCTTGAGATCGGCACCGGATCGGGATACCAGGCGGCGATTCTGGCCCAGATCGCCTTTCGGGTCTACACCATCGAACGCATTCACAGCCTCTATGTCAAGGCGCGCAAGCTTTTCGACCAACTCGGATACCATAACATTGTCACCCGTTATTCCGACGGTACATCGGGATGGCGGGACGAGAGTCCTTTCGATGCGATCATCGTGACGGCCGGGGCGCCTGAAATCCCCGCCGTCCTGGTCAACCAGTTGGCGGTTGGCGGCCGAATGGTGATTCCCGTGGGCAACCAGTACAGCCAGGATCTGGTCCGGCTGGTTCGCGATGAGAGAGGAATCCACCAAGTCAATCTCGGCGGCTGCCGTTTTGTCAAGTTGATTGGGGAGCACGGCTGGAGAGAGCCATAG